The following proteins are encoded in a genomic region of Cydia fagiglandana chromosome 26, ilCydFagi1.1, whole genome shotgun sequence:
- the LOC134677350 gene encoding dentin sialophosphoprotein-like: MRAQEVRADQDAQDMDQEYQTFPDIEIAQDVEANQDTQVLRDTQVLQDTQVLRDTQVLGDTQVLPDTQALPDTQVNQIVQDVEANQADQETMIAMALREAKAFRVNQVDREAQAFRVNQVDREAQAFRVNQVDREAQAFRVNQVDREAQALRVNQVDREAQPHREGQPHREAQPHREPQAHREPQPYREPQAHREPQPYREPQAHREPQAHREPQPHRQAQAIQEYQVHQVVMNMEANQDQDNQKTMIAMTLREAHVLREVLREAHVLREVLREAHVLREAHVLREVPREAQGIEVIQDVEANQDQENQETMIAMTLREAHVLREVLREAHVLREVLREAHVLREVLREAHVLREVLREAQSIQIGVITGGPGTPGKHGKATKKTTSSHQESGTSSGSSSSKKEDTKDGKGNRHIKTSNASDKSDSNKKSSQAETVIRKSDGSVTYRSSRDASESDNNASSSDVREKITKKDGSSSDRLQKDASESSHKATSSNQQSRQETKGGSYVVSSNAHASNENSKGASTETQVKQKNIYGSSYEELLRSASKENSKKDSTDTQSQKVDKYGSNSSSLKSASSDNTKAASEETQWKQVNRDGSKVQVKGKSASIKSDKAASKSTQIKQTKKDGSYSAVSSDSASIDKSNAASTDEQTRKQNKDGSYEEDRKQLASIESVKAASKSTQSEQMKKDGSLIKEAQQTASIDQTKAASESTQSKQEKTDGSLVEESNNNASINKIRAASESTQSEQENTDGTFVKKSEKKASNEKFKAASSDLKSETVYANGSSRTESRKDASQSSEKNASSQDQLRVVEADGSTFISSSSAASSSSSSDSSSSSTVEEVVSDDDC; encoded by the exons ATCGTCCAGGACGTGGAGGCAAACCAAGCAGACCAGGAGACGATGATTGCGATGGCACTCCGGGAGGCAAAGGCATTCCGGGTAAACCAAGTAGACCGGGAGGCACAGGCATTCCGGGTAAACCAAGTAGACCGGGAGGCACAGGCATTCCGGGTAAACCAAGTAGACCGGGAGGCACAGGCATTCCGGGTAAACCAAGTAGACCGGGAGGCACAGGCACTCCGGGTAAACCAAGTAGACCGGGAGGCACAGCCACACCGGGAAGGCCAGCCTCACCGGGAGGCACAGCCACACCGGGAACCCCAGGCTCACCGGGAACCCCAGCCTTACCGGGAACCCCAGGCTCACCGGGAACCCCAGCCTTACCGGGAACCCCAGGCGCACCGGGAACCCCAGGCTCACCGGGAACCCCAGCCTCACCGGCAAGCCCAGGCTATCCAGGAATACCAAGTCCACCAG GTCGTCATGAACATGGAGGCAAACCAAGACCAGGACAACCAGAAGACGATGATTGCGATGACACTCCGGGAGGCCCACGTTCTCCGGGAGGTTCTCCGGGAGGCCCACGTTCTCCGGGAGGTTCTCCGGGAGGCCCACGTTCTCCGGGAGGCCCACGTTCTCCGGGAGGTTCCCCGGGAGGCCCAAGGCATCGAG GTCATCCAGGACGTGGAGGCAAACCAAGACCAGGAAAACCAGGAGACGATGATTGCGATGACACTCCGGGAGGCCCACGTTCTCCGGGAGGTTCTCCGGGAGGCCCACGTTCTCCGGGAGGTTCTCCGGGAGGCCCACGTTCTCCGGGAGGTTCTCCGGGAGGCCCACGTTCTCCGGGAGGTTCTCCGGGAGGCCCAAAGCATCCAG ATTGGTGTTATTACAGGAGGTCCAGGCACTCCAGGAAAACACGGCAAAGCAACAAAGAAAACAACAAGCTCCCACCAAGAGTCCGGTACTTCATCTGGAAGCAGTTCATCAAAGAAAGAGGATACTAAAGATGGCAAGGGCAACAGACACATCAAGACCTCAAACGCGAGTGACAAGTCAGACAGCAACAAGAAATCCTCTCAAGCTGAAACTGTTATTAGGAAGTCCGATGGATCAGTAACCTATCGATCATCCCGTGACGCCAGTGAATCCGACAACAACGCAAGCTCATCCGATGTACGCGAGAAAATCACAAAAAAAGACGGATCCTCCAGTGACAGATTACAGAAAGACGCCTCTGAGTCCTCCCACAAAGCCACTTCAAGCAACCAGCAATCAAGGCAAGAAACAAAAGGTGGATCTTATGTTGTATCTTCTAATGCACATGCTTCAAACGAAAACAGCAAAGGCGCGTCTACCGAAACGCAAGTTAAACAAAAGAACATATATGGTTCGTCTTATGAAGAGTTACTGCGATCGGCTTCAAAGGAGAACAGCAAAAAAGATTCTACTGACACGCAGTCACAAAAAGTAGACAAATACGGATCCAACTCCTCCTCTTTAAAATCCGCCTCAAGTGATAACACAAAGGCTGCTTCAGAAGAGACTCAATGGAAACAGGTAAACAGAGATGGCTCTAAAGTTCAAGTCAAAGGCAAATCGGCTTCAATTAAAAGCGACAAGGCTGCTTCCAAAAGCACACAAATAAAACAAACCAAGAAAGACGGATCTTACAGTGCAGTCTCTTCAGACTCTGCTTCAATAGATAAGAGCAATGCTGCTTCCACTGACGAGCAAAccagaaaacaaaacaaagatgGGTCCTACGAAGAGGACCGTAAACAATTGGCTTCAATTGAAAGCGTCAAGGCTGCTTCCAAAAGCACACAATCGGAACAAATGAAGAAGGATGGATCTCTTATAAAGGAAGCTCAACAAACAGCATCGATAGATCAGACCAAGGCTGCTTCCGAAAGCACACAATCGAAACAAGAGAAGACGGACGGATCTCTTGTGGAGGAATCTAATAATAATGCCTCGATAAATAAGATCAGGGCTGCTTCCGAAAGCACACAATCGGAACAAGAGAACACGGACGGAACTTTTGTGAAGAAATCTGAAAAAAAGGCCTCTAATGAAAAGTTTAAGGCTGCTTCCAGCGACCTGAAATCTGAAACTGTGTACGCCAATGGATCCTCGAGGACTGAAAGTAGAAAGGACGCCTCTCAGTCCAGCGAAAAAAATGCTAGCTCACAAGACCAGTTGCGCGTTGTTGAAGCAGATGGCAGCACCTTCATTAGCAGCAGCAGCGCTGCCTCATCATCCTCTTCCAGCGATTCCTCGTCATCTTCCACCGTTGAGGAGGTAGTTTCTGATGACGATTGTTAA